One Aegilops tauschii subsp. strangulata cultivar AL8/78 chromosome 7, Aet v6.0, whole genome shotgun sequence genomic window carries:
- the LOC109770748 gene encoding uncharacterized protein isoform X2, with the protein MPPPHSTHPPSPLPPRPRLLQSLGSCSRRAATYAASSPSPSPPGWPRPLRYAVLGAGFAGLSVAWHLLKSPKDSRVSVDVYDENGVGGGASGVSGGLLHPYSPKAKLLWRGGEFWKESMDLLRSAEKANGTAGSDGASRDDEALIWRRGILRPPTTEKAADILLENAQSCLQSCSLQVLDSDAAQRLIPGLRVPLNLAIYMPLALNINPRKYLQALFSACQNVANEASASSSEQKEFNLYNEHIDNLHQFSGDYDAVIICLGGKASSLPELTNKLPLRTCRGVIAEFRLPSDTVEKYGSRSPSILSDAWLAFQGPRTVSVGSTWQWKSDNHDPSVSNEEARSAMEELLPKASAVYPGISKWDYVRARAGIRAMPPLTANGSLPLLGCLNDVIGERSNSAFWLVGGLGARGLLYHGLAGKLTAKAVISSDENMIPSEFTCWKAVKASR; encoded by the exons ATGCCGCCGCCTCACAGCACACATCCCCCATCTCCCCTTCCTCCCCGGCCGCGCCTCCTCCAGAGCCTCGGCTCGTGCTCCAGAAGAGCCGCCACGtacgccgcctcctccccctcgcCCTCGCCGCCGGGATGGCCCCGCCCTCTCCGCTACGCCGTCCTCGGCGCCGGCTTCGCGGGGCTCTCCGTCGCGTGGCACCTCCTCAAg AGCCCGAAGGATTCGCGCGTGTCGGTGGACGTCTACGACGAGAACGGCGTCGGGGGAGGCGCCTCGGGGGTCTCTGGAGGGCTTCTCCATCCGTACTCGCCTAAAG CCAAGCTTCTCTGGAGGGGAGGAGAATTCTGGAAAGAGAGTATGGATCTCCTGCGCAGCGCAGAGAAAGCGAATGGCACCGCTGGATCGGATGGTGCCAGTCGAGATGATGAGGCCCTCATCTGGAGAAG GGGAATTTTGCGGCCACCTACGACAGAGAAGGCTGCTGACATATTGCTAGAG AATGCTCAGAGTTGCCTCCAGAGTTGCAGCCTTCAAGTTCTTGATTCGGATGCTGCACAACGACTGATCCCTGGGTTACGTGTTCCGCTCAACCTTGCGATTTATATGCCACTAGCACTGAACATTAACCCTAGGAAATATTTACAG GCATTGTTCTCTGCATGCCAAAATGTGGCTAACGAAGCATCTGCGTCGTCCAGTGAACAGAAAGAGTTCAATCTGTACAATGAACATATTGATAATCTACATCAATTTTCAG GAGATTATGATGCAGTGATCATCTGCCTTGGGGGCAAAGCTAGCTCACTTCCAGAACTTACAAATAAGTTGCCTCTTAGAACCTGCAGAGGAGTTATTGCTGAATTCCGACTGCCATCGGACACAGT AGAAAAATATGGCAGTCGAAGTCCTTCAATCTTGTCTGATGCATGGCTGGCATTCCAAGGACCCCGCACCGTTTCTGTCGGGTCAACTTGGCAATGGAAGTCTGACAATCATGATCCAAGTGTATCCAATGAAGAAGCACGTTCTGCAATGGAAGAGCTGCTCCCAAAAGCTTCTGCTGTCTATCCAGGAATAAGTAAATGGGATTATGTACGAGCAAGGGCTGGGATAAGAGCCATGCCTCCATTGACAGCCAATGGATCCCTGCCACTGTTGGGTTGTCTAAATGATGTTATAGGCGAGAGAAGCAATAGCGCGTTTTGGCTAGTCGGTGGCCTTGGAGCCAGGGGGCTCCTGTATCATGGATTAGCTGGAAAACTAACTGCCAAAGCTGTGATTTCCAGTGATGAAAACATGATTCCTTCTGAATTCACCTGCTGGAAGGCGGTCAAGGCTTCGCGGTGA
- the LOC109770748 gene encoding uncharacterized protein isoform X3, giving the protein MPPPHSTHPPSPLPPRPRLLQSLGSCSRRAATYAASSPSPSPPGWPRPLRYAVLGAGFAGLSVAWHLLKQSPKDSRVSVDVYDENGVGGGASGVSGGLLHPYSPKAKLLWRGGEFWKESMDLLRSAEKANGTAGSDGASRDDEALIWRRGILRPPTTEKAADILLESCLQSCSLQVLDSDAAQRLIPGLRVPLNLAIYMPLALNINPRKYLQALFSACQNVANEASASSSEQKEFNLYNEHIDNLHQFSGDYDAVIICLGGKASSLPELTNKLPLRTCRGVIAEFRLPSDTVEKYGSRSPSILSDAWLAFQGPRTVSVGSTWQWKSDNHDPSVSNEEARSAMEELLPKASAVYPGISKWDYVRARAGIRAMPPLTANGSLPLLGCLNDVIGERSNSAFWLVGGLGARGLLYHGLAGKLTAKAVISSDENMIPSEFTCWKAVKASR; this is encoded by the exons ATGCCGCCGCCTCACAGCACACATCCCCCATCTCCCCTTCCTCCCCGGCCGCGCCTCCTCCAGAGCCTCGGCTCGTGCTCCAGAAGAGCCGCCACGtacgccgcctcctccccctcgcCCTCGCCGCCGGGATGGCCCCGCCCTCTCCGCTACGCCGTCCTCGGCGCCGGCTTCGCGGGGCTCTCCGTCGCGTGGCACCTCCTCAAg CAGAGCCCGAAGGATTCGCGCGTGTCGGTGGACGTCTACGACGAGAACGGCGTCGGGGGAGGCGCCTCGGGGGTCTCTGGAGGGCTTCTCCATCCGTACTCGCCTAAAG CCAAGCTTCTCTGGAGGGGAGGAGAATTCTGGAAAGAGAGTATGGATCTCCTGCGCAGCGCAGAGAAAGCGAATGGCACCGCTGGATCGGATGGTGCCAGTCGAGATGATGAGGCCCTCATCTGGAGAAG GGGAATTTTGCGGCCACCTACGACAGAGAAGGCTGCTGACATATTGCTAGAG AGTTGCCTCCAGAGTTGCAGCCTTCAAGTTCTTGATTCGGATGCTGCACAACGACTGATCCCTGGGTTACGTGTTCCGCTCAACCTTGCGATTTATATGCCACTAGCACTGAACATTAACCCTAGGAAATATTTACAG GCATTGTTCTCTGCATGCCAAAATGTGGCTAACGAAGCATCTGCGTCGTCCAGTGAACAGAAAGAGTTCAATCTGTACAATGAACATATTGATAATCTACATCAATTTTCAG GAGATTATGATGCAGTGATCATCTGCCTTGGGGGCAAAGCTAGCTCACTTCCAGAACTTACAAATAAGTTGCCTCTTAGAACCTGCAGAGGAGTTATTGCTGAATTCCGACTGCCATCGGACACAGT AGAAAAATATGGCAGTCGAAGTCCTTCAATCTTGTCTGATGCATGGCTGGCATTCCAAGGACCCCGCACCGTTTCTGTCGGGTCAACTTGGCAATGGAAGTCTGACAATCATGATCCAAGTGTATCCAATGAAGAAGCACGTTCTGCAATGGAAGAGCTGCTCCCAAAAGCTTCTGCTGTCTATCCAGGAATAAGTAAATGGGATTATGTACGAGCAAGGGCTGGGATAAGAGCCATGCCTCCATTGACAGCCAATGGATCCCTGCCACTGTTGGGTTGTCTAAATGATGTTATAGGCGAGAGAAGCAATAGCGCGTTTTGGCTAGTCGGTGGCCTTGGAGCCAGGGGGCTCCTGTATCATGGATTAGCTGGAAAACTAACTGCCAAAGCTGTGATTTCCAGTGATGAAAACATGATTCCTTCTGAATTCACCTGCTGGAAGGCGGTCAAGGCTTCGCGGTGA
- the LOC109770749 gene encoding ATPase 6, plasma membrane-type-like, with amino-acid sequence MWNPLSWVMEIAAIMAIALANGGGRPPDWQDFVGIVTLLFINSTISYIEEANAGDAAAALMAGLAPKTKLLRDGSWEERDAAILVPGDIISIKLGDIIPADARLLEGDALKIDQSALTGESMPVNKYAGQEVFSGSTVKQGELEAVVIATGVHTFFGKAAHLVDSTNNVGHFQQVLTAIGNFCIISIAAGMLVEIIVMYPIQHRAYRDGIDNLLVLLIGGIPIAMPTVLSVTMAIGSHRLSQQGAITKRMTAIEEMAGMDVLCSDKTGTLTLNKLTVDKTLIEVCSKGVDKDMVLLYAARASRVENQDAIDTCIVNMLADPKEARAGIKEVHFLPFNPVDKRTAITYIDGNGDWHRVSKGAPEQIIELCKMSPDAEKKVHTLIASYADRGLRSLGVSYQQVPEKNKESAGDPWQFIGLLPLFDPPRHDSAETIRRALHLGVNVKMITGDQLAIGKETGRRLGMGTNMYPSTALLGDKSTAVDGLPIDELIEKADGFAGVFPEHKYEIVKRLQDKKHIVGMTGDGVNDAPALKKADIGIAVDDATDAARSASDIVLTEPGLSVIVSAVLTSRAIFQRMKNYTIYAVSITIRIVLGFMLVALIWKFDFAPFMVLIIAILNDGTIMTISKDRVKPSPKPDSWKLDEIFATGVVLGTYMALVTVVFFYLAHDTDFFTETFGVHPIRDNDRQLMAALYLQVSIISQALIFVTRSRSWSFVERPGFLLLFAFFAAQLVATAIAVYADWDFCDMEGIGWAWGGAIWAFTLVTYLPLDVLKFIIRYSISGKGWNNVQNKAS; translated from the coding sequence ATGTGGAACCCGCTGTCCTGGGTCATGGAGATCGCCGCCATCATGGCCATCGCGCTCGCCAACGGCGGCGGCAGGCCCCCGGACTGGCAGGACTTCGTCGGCATCGTCACCCTCCTCTTCATCAACTCCACCATTAGCTACATCGAGGAGGCCAACGCCGgggacgccgccgccgcgctcatgGCCGGGCTCGCGCCCAAGACCAAGCTGCTCAGGGACGGCAGCTGGGAGGAGCGGGACGCCGCCATCCTCGTCCCCGGCGACATCATcagcatcaagctcggcgacatcATCCCCGCCGACGCCAGGCTGCTCGAGGGCGACGCGCTCAAGATCGACCAGTCGGCGCTCACGGGCGAGTCCATGCCGGTCAACAAGTACGCCGGGCAGGAGGTCTTCTCGGGATCCACGGTTAAGCAGGGCGAGCTCGAGGCCGTCGTCATCGCCACCGGCGTGCACACTTTCTTCGGCAAGGCGGCGCACCTCGTCGACAGCACCAACAACGTCGGACACTTCCAGCAGGTGCTCACGGCCATCGGCAACTTCTGCATCATCTCCATCGCCGCGGGCATGCTCGTGGAGATCATCGTCATGTACCCGATCCAGCACCGCGCGTACCGCGACGGCATCGACAACCTCCTCGTGCTCCTCATCGGCGGCATCCCCATCGCCATGCCCACCGTGCTCTCCGTCACCATGGCCATCGGCTCCCACCGGCTGTCGCAGCAGGGAGCCATCACCAAGCGCATGACGGCCATCGAGGAGATGGCCGGCATGGACGTGCTCTGCAGCGACAAGACCGGCACGCTCACACTCAACAAGCTCACCGTCGACAAGACCCTCATCGAGGTGTGCTCCAAGGGAGTCGACAAGGACATGGTGCTCCTCTACGCCGCCAGGGCGTCCCGTGTCGAGAACCAGGACGCCATTGACACATGCATCGTCAACATGCTCGCCGACCCCAAGGAGGCCCGCGCCGGCATTAAGGAAGTCCACTTCCTGCCCTTCAACCCGGTGGACAAGCGCACGGCCATCACCTACATCGACGGCAACGGCGACTGGCACAGGGTCAGCAAGGGCGCGCCCGAGCAGATCATCGAGCTCTGCAAGATGTCACCGGACGCCGAGAAGAAGGTGCACACGCTCATCGCCTCATACGCCGACCGCGGCCTCCGGTCCCTCGGCGTGTCGTACCAGCAGGTCCCGGAGAAGAACAAGGAGAGCGCCGGCGACCCGTGGCAGTTCATCGGGCTGCTCCCGCTGTTCGACCCTCCGAGGCACGACAGCGCGGAGACCATCCGCCGCGCGCTCCACCTGGGCGTCAACGTGAAGATGATCACCGGCGACCAGCTGGCCATCGGGAAGGAGACCGGGCGGCGGCTCGGCATGGGCACCAACATGTACCCGTCCACGGCCCTCCTGGGCGACAAGAGCACGGCCGTGGACGGGCTCCCCATCGACGAGCTGATCGAGAAGGCGGACGGGTTCGCGGGGGTGTTCCCGGAGCACAAGTACGAGATCGTGAAGCGGCTGCAGGACAAGAAGCACATCGTGGGGATGACGGGCGACGGCGTGAACGACGCGCCGGCGCTGAAGAAGGCGGACATCGGGATCGCGGTGGACGACGCGACGGACGCGGCGCGGTCGGCGTCGGACATCGTGCTGACGGAGCCCGGGCTGAGCGTGATCGTGAGCGCGGTGCTGACGAGCCGCGCCATCTTCCAGCGGATGAAGAACTACACCATCTACGCGGTGTCCATCACGATCCGTATCGTGCTCGGGTTCATGCTGGTGGCGCTGATCTGGAAGTTCGACTTCGCGCCCTTCATGGTGCTCATCATCGCCATCCTCAACGACGGCACCATCATGACCATCTCCAAGGACCGGGTGAAGCCGTCGCCCAAGCCGGACTCGTGGAAGCTGGACGAGATCTTCGCGACCGGGGTGGTGCTGGGCACCTACATGGCGCTGGTCACCGTGGTCTTCTTCTACCTGGCGCACGACACGGACTTCTTCACGGAGACGTTCGGGGTGCACCCGATCCGGGACAACGACCGGCAGCTCATGGCGGCGCTGTACCTGCAGGTGAGCATCATCAGCCAGGCGCTCATCTTCGTGACGCGGTCGCGGAGCTGGTCCTTCGTGGAGCGCCCGGGGTTCCTGCTGCTCTTCGCCTTCTTCGCGGCGCAGCTGGTGGCGACGGCGATCGCCGTGTACGCCGACTGGGACTTCTGCGACATGGAGGGGATCGGGTGGGCGTGGGGCGGCGCCATCTGGGCCTTCACCCTCGTCACCTACCTCCCGCTGGACGTGCTCAAGTTCATCATCCGCTACTCGATCAGCGGCAAGGGGTGGAACAACGTACAGAACAAGGCAAGCTAA
- the LOC109770748 gene encoding uncharacterized protein isoform X4, producing MPPPHSTHPPSPLPPRPRLLQSLGSCSRRAATYAASSPSPSPPGWPRPLRYAVLGAGFAGLSVAWHLLKSPKDSRVSVDVYDENGVGGGASGVSGGLLHPYSPKAKLLWRGGEFWKESMDLLRSAEKANGTAGSDGASRDDEALIWRRGILRPPTTEKAADILLESCLQSCSLQVLDSDAAQRLIPGLRVPLNLAIYMPLALNINPRKYLQALFSACQNVANEASASSSEQKEFNLYNEHIDNLHQFSGDYDAVIICLGGKASSLPELTNKLPLRTCRGVIAEFRLPSDTVEKYGSRSPSILSDAWLAFQGPRTVSVGSTWQWKSDNHDPSVSNEEARSAMEELLPKASAVYPGISKWDYVRARAGIRAMPPLTANGSLPLLGCLNDVIGERSNSAFWLVGGLGARGLLYHGLAGKLTAKAVISSDENMIPSEFTCWKAVKASR from the exons ATGCCGCCGCCTCACAGCACACATCCCCCATCTCCCCTTCCTCCCCGGCCGCGCCTCCTCCAGAGCCTCGGCTCGTGCTCCAGAAGAGCCGCCACGtacgccgcctcctccccctcgcCCTCGCCGCCGGGATGGCCCCGCCCTCTCCGCTACGCCGTCCTCGGCGCCGGCTTCGCGGGGCTCTCCGTCGCGTGGCACCTCCTCAAg AGCCCGAAGGATTCGCGCGTGTCGGTGGACGTCTACGACGAGAACGGCGTCGGGGGAGGCGCCTCGGGGGTCTCTGGAGGGCTTCTCCATCCGTACTCGCCTAAAG CCAAGCTTCTCTGGAGGGGAGGAGAATTCTGGAAAGAGAGTATGGATCTCCTGCGCAGCGCAGAGAAAGCGAATGGCACCGCTGGATCGGATGGTGCCAGTCGAGATGATGAGGCCCTCATCTGGAGAAG GGGAATTTTGCGGCCACCTACGACAGAGAAGGCTGCTGACATATTGCTAGAG AGTTGCCTCCAGAGTTGCAGCCTTCAAGTTCTTGATTCGGATGCTGCACAACGACTGATCCCTGGGTTACGTGTTCCGCTCAACCTTGCGATTTATATGCCACTAGCACTGAACATTAACCCTAGGAAATATTTACAG GCATTGTTCTCTGCATGCCAAAATGTGGCTAACGAAGCATCTGCGTCGTCCAGTGAACAGAAAGAGTTCAATCTGTACAATGAACATATTGATAATCTACATCAATTTTCAG GAGATTATGATGCAGTGATCATCTGCCTTGGGGGCAAAGCTAGCTCACTTCCAGAACTTACAAATAAGTTGCCTCTTAGAACCTGCAGAGGAGTTATTGCTGAATTCCGACTGCCATCGGACACAGT AGAAAAATATGGCAGTCGAAGTCCTTCAATCTTGTCTGATGCATGGCTGGCATTCCAAGGACCCCGCACCGTTTCTGTCGGGTCAACTTGGCAATGGAAGTCTGACAATCATGATCCAAGTGTATCCAATGAAGAAGCACGTTCTGCAATGGAAGAGCTGCTCCCAAAAGCTTCTGCTGTCTATCCAGGAATAAGTAAATGGGATTATGTACGAGCAAGGGCTGGGATAAGAGCCATGCCTCCATTGACAGCCAATGGATCCCTGCCACTGTTGGGTTGTCTAAATGATGTTATAGGCGAGAGAAGCAATAGCGCGTTTTGGCTAGTCGGTGGCCTTGGAGCCAGGGGGCTCCTGTATCATGGATTAGCTGGAAAACTAACTGCCAAAGCTGTGATTTCCAGTGATGAAAACATGATTCCTTCTGAATTCACCTGCTGGAAGGCGGTCAAGGCTTCGCGGTGA
- the LOC141026889 gene encoding ATPase 9, plasma membrane-type-like translates to MHARHTFVILAQTAFTNKKDYGRGEREALWAREQRTLNGLSQPAGSDLLSSTEERSDIAAEAAKRAEIARLRELHTLKGHVESVVKQKGIDIDAIPQNYTV, encoded by the exons atgcacgcccgcc ACACGTTTGTGATCTTGGCGCAGACGGCGTTCACCAACAAGAAGGACTACGGCAGGGGCGAGCGGGAGGCGCTGTGGGCCAGGGAGCAGAGGACGCTCAACGGCCTCAGCCAGCCGGCCGGCTCCGACCTCCTCAGCAGCACCGAGGAGCGCTCCGACATCGCCGCGGAGGCCGCCAAGCGCGCCGAGATCGCCAGGCTCAGGGAGCTGCACACGCTCAAGGGCCACGTCGAGTCGGTCGTCAAGCAGAAGGGCATCGACATCGACGCCATTCCGCAGAACTACACCGTCTGA
- the LOC109770748 gene encoding uncharacterized protein isoform X1, whose protein sequence is MPPPHSTHPPSPLPPRPRLLQSLGSCSRRAATYAASSPSPSPPGWPRPLRYAVLGAGFAGLSVAWHLLKQSPKDSRVSVDVYDENGVGGGASGVSGGLLHPYSPKAKLLWRGGEFWKESMDLLRSAEKANGTAGSDGASRDDEALIWRRGILRPPTTEKAADILLENAQSCLQSCSLQVLDSDAAQRLIPGLRVPLNLAIYMPLALNINPRKYLQALFSACQNVANEASASSSEQKEFNLYNEHIDNLHQFSGDYDAVIICLGGKASSLPELTNKLPLRTCRGVIAEFRLPSDTVEKYGSRSPSILSDAWLAFQGPRTVSVGSTWQWKSDNHDPSVSNEEARSAMEELLPKASAVYPGISKWDYVRARAGIRAMPPLTANGSLPLLGCLNDVIGERSNSAFWLVGGLGARGLLYHGLAGKLTAKAVISSDENMIPSEFTCWKAVKASR, encoded by the exons ATGCCGCCGCCTCACAGCACACATCCCCCATCTCCCCTTCCTCCCCGGCCGCGCCTCCTCCAGAGCCTCGGCTCGTGCTCCAGAAGAGCCGCCACGtacgccgcctcctccccctcgcCCTCGCCGCCGGGATGGCCCCGCCCTCTCCGCTACGCCGTCCTCGGCGCCGGCTTCGCGGGGCTCTCCGTCGCGTGGCACCTCCTCAAg CAGAGCCCGAAGGATTCGCGCGTGTCGGTGGACGTCTACGACGAGAACGGCGTCGGGGGAGGCGCCTCGGGGGTCTCTGGAGGGCTTCTCCATCCGTACTCGCCTAAAG CCAAGCTTCTCTGGAGGGGAGGAGAATTCTGGAAAGAGAGTATGGATCTCCTGCGCAGCGCAGAGAAAGCGAATGGCACCGCTGGATCGGATGGTGCCAGTCGAGATGATGAGGCCCTCATCTGGAGAAG GGGAATTTTGCGGCCACCTACGACAGAGAAGGCTGCTGACATATTGCTAGAG AATGCTCAGAGTTGCCTCCAGAGTTGCAGCCTTCAAGTTCTTGATTCGGATGCTGCACAACGACTGATCCCTGGGTTACGTGTTCCGCTCAACCTTGCGATTTATATGCCACTAGCACTGAACATTAACCCTAGGAAATATTTACAG GCATTGTTCTCTGCATGCCAAAATGTGGCTAACGAAGCATCTGCGTCGTCCAGTGAACAGAAAGAGTTCAATCTGTACAATGAACATATTGATAATCTACATCAATTTTCAG GAGATTATGATGCAGTGATCATCTGCCTTGGGGGCAAAGCTAGCTCACTTCCAGAACTTACAAATAAGTTGCCTCTTAGAACCTGCAGAGGAGTTATTGCTGAATTCCGACTGCCATCGGACACAGT AGAAAAATATGGCAGTCGAAGTCCTTCAATCTTGTCTGATGCATGGCTGGCATTCCAAGGACCCCGCACCGTTTCTGTCGGGTCAACTTGGCAATGGAAGTCTGACAATCATGATCCAAGTGTATCCAATGAAGAAGCACGTTCTGCAATGGAAGAGCTGCTCCCAAAAGCTTCTGCTGTCTATCCAGGAATAAGTAAATGGGATTATGTACGAGCAAGGGCTGGGATAAGAGCCATGCCTCCATTGACAGCCAATGGATCCCTGCCACTGTTGGGTTGTCTAAATGATGTTATAGGCGAGAGAAGCAATAGCGCGTTTTGGCTAGTCGGTGGCCTTGGAGCCAGGGGGCTCCTGTATCATGGATTAGCTGGAAAACTAACTGCCAAAGCTGTGATTTCCAGTGATGAAAACATGATTCCTTCTGAATTCACCTGCTGGAAGGCGGTCAAGGCTTCGCGGTGA